One Streptomyces sp. NBC_00223 genomic window carries:
- a CDS encoding HAD family hydrolase encodes MAALRWLTPRKQSATERSVQAGEAAAEAALTTGPEPENVRADARGEAEAARAEPQFPVAGDPRAAAFFDLDNTVMQGAALFHFGRGLYKRKFFDKRDLLRFAWQQAYFRLAGAEDPAHMQDARDSALSIVKGHRVEELMSIGEEIYDEYMAGKIWPGTRAMAQAHLDAGQRVWLVTAAPLETATIIARRLGLTGALGTVAESVDGVYTGRLVGEPLHGPAKAEAVRALATAEDLDLSRCAAYSDSANDIPMLSLVGHPYAVNPDSGLRRHARAEGWRLRDYRTGRKAAKIGIPAAAGTGALAGGVLAAVAIHRRRR; translated from the coding sequence ATGGCCGCACTCAGATGGCTCACCCCCCGTAAGCAGTCCGCGACCGAGCGGAGCGTACAGGCCGGCGAGGCCGCAGCGGAGGCCGCGCTCACGACCGGCCCCGAGCCGGAGAACGTACGGGCGGACGCACGCGGCGAAGCCGAGGCAGCCCGGGCCGAACCGCAGTTCCCGGTGGCCGGCGACCCGCGCGCCGCCGCCTTCTTCGACCTCGACAACACCGTGATGCAGGGCGCCGCGCTCTTCCACTTCGGCCGCGGCCTGTACAAGCGGAAGTTCTTCGACAAGCGGGACCTGCTCCGATTCGCCTGGCAGCAGGCGTACTTCCGGCTCGCGGGCGCCGAGGACCCGGCGCACATGCAGGACGCCAGGGACAGCGCGCTGTCCATCGTCAAGGGCCACCGCGTCGAGGAACTGATGTCCATCGGCGAGGAGATCTACGACGAGTACATGGCCGGGAAGATCTGGCCGGGCACCCGCGCCATGGCCCAGGCGCACCTCGACGCCGGGCAGCGGGTCTGGCTGGTGACCGCCGCGCCGCTGGAGACCGCCACGATCATCGCCCGGCGGCTCGGCCTGACGGGCGCGCTCGGCACGGTCGCGGAGTCCGTCGACGGCGTCTACACCGGCCGGCTCGTCGGCGAACCGCTGCACGGGCCCGCGAAGGCCGAGGCGGTACGGGCGCTGGCCACGGCCGAGGACCTGGATCTGTCGCGCTGCGCCGCGTACAGCGACTCCGCCAACGACATCCCGATGCTCTCCCTGGTCGGCCACCCCTACGCGGTGAACCCCGACAGCGGGCTGCGCAGGCACGCGCGCGCCGAGGGCTGGCGGCTGCGCGACTACCGTACGGGCCGCAAGGCGGCGAAGATCGGCATCCCCGCGGCGGCGGGCACGGGCGCACTCGCGGGCGGCGTCCTCGCGGCGGTCGCGATCCACCGCCGCCGGCGCTGA
- the hemC gene encoding hydroxymethylbilane synthase encodes MTTEPAARGHIPATATETFAALGSEHAPEVAGPVPAAGPDGSSSPDGPTASAGRSVAGGSAAPRALRLGTRRSKLAMAQSGMVAEQVRQVTGRPVELVEITTYGDVSRESLAQIGGTGVFVSALRDALLAGDIDFAVHSLKDLPTAAPEDLVLAAVPVREDPRDALVARDGLALAALPDGARVGTGSPRRMAQLNAWARSHGLRIETVPIRGNVDTRIGYVTSGELDAVVLAAAGLNRIGRLAEASELIAADVVLPAPGQGALAVECAASQPELAAQLAELDDPFTRVAVTAERSLLAALEAGCSAPVGALADLVADGQTTELRLRGVVGTIDGTSLVQMSITGSVPASDDDARALGRELAVEMLAKGAAGLMGERTP; translated from the coding sequence ATGACCACTGAGCCTGCGGCCCGCGGGCACATTCCCGCGACCGCCACCGAGACCTTCGCAGCCTTGGGGAGCGAGCACGCACCCGAGGTCGCCGGGCCGGTGCCCGCGGCAGGACCCGACGGCTCCTCGTCGCCGGACGGCCCGACGGCGTCCGCCGGCCGGTCCGTCGCCGGCGGCTCCGCCGCGCCGCGCGCGCTGCGCCTGGGCACCCGGCGCAGCAAGCTCGCCATGGCGCAGTCCGGCATGGTCGCCGAGCAGGTACGGCAGGTGACCGGCCGACCGGTCGAACTGGTCGAGATCACCACGTACGGGGACGTCTCGCGGGAAAGCCTCGCGCAGATCGGCGGCACCGGCGTCTTCGTCTCCGCCCTGCGCGACGCGCTGCTCGCCGGCGACATCGACTTCGCCGTGCACAGCCTCAAGGACCTGCCGACCGCGGCCCCCGAGGACCTGGTGCTGGCCGCCGTCCCGGTCCGTGAGGACCCCAGGGACGCGCTGGTCGCCCGCGACGGCCTGGCCCTGGCCGCGCTCCCGGACGGCGCCCGCGTCGGCACCGGCTCGCCGCGCCGCATGGCGCAGCTCAACGCGTGGGCACGGTCACACGGTCTGAGGATCGAGACGGTCCCGATCCGTGGCAACGTTGACACCCGCATCGGGTACGTTACTTCCGGTGAACTCGACGCGGTCGTGCTTGCCGCCGCCGGGCTGAACCGTATCGGCAGGCTTGCCGAGGCGAGCGAGCTGATCGCCGCCGACGTAGTGCTGCCCGCCCCGGGGCAGGGGGCACTCGCCGTTGAATGCGCCGCCTCCCAACCGGAGTTGGCCGCACAGCTCGCCGAACTGGACGACCCGTTCACCCGGGTCGCCGTGACCGCCGAGCGATCCCTGCTCGCCGCCCTTGAGGCCGGCTGTTCCGCGCCTGTGGGCGCGCTCGCCGACCTCGTGGCCGACGGGCAGACTACCGAGCTGCGTCTGCGCGGCGTCGTCGGCACGATCGACGGCACCTCGCTGGTGCAGATGTCCATCACCGGTTCCGTACCGGCATCGGACGACGATGCGCGAGCCCTGGGCCGCGAACTCGCCGTCGAGATGCTCGCCAAGGGTGCGGCCGGTCTTATGGGGGAGCGCACACCTTGA
- a CDS encoding 3'-5' exonuclease, whose product MLSVVSGPGAGPSGYAVVDLEATGASSRRHRVVELAVVLLDRDLEPQGEFTTLVDPQGPVGPTHIHGIEPGHLGGAPRFAGIAARLLTLLRGRVLVGHNVGGDRAFLVAEYARVGLRLPAVPELCTMRMAEASGPAPYGLSLRACAAAIGITDWRPHTALGDAQATARLFSHHAPRVEGLSGLLTRASALRWPEPTGTSAAVDALWVRRSNDSARRSVPNVRHGSA is encoded by the coding sequence GTGCTCTCGGTGGTATCGGGCCCCGGTGCGGGTCCGTCCGGCTATGCCGTCGTGGACCTTGAGGCCACCGGCGCGTCCTCGCGGCGGCACCGGGTGGTGGAGCTGGCCGTCGTCCTGCTGGACCGCGATCTGGAGCCGCAGGGCGAGTTCACGACCCTGGTCGACCCGCAGGGCCCGGTCGGGCCCACCCATATCCACGGCATCGAGCCCGGGCACCTGGGCGGGGCGCCGCGCTTCGCCGGGATCGCCGCCAGGCTGCTGACGCTGCTGCGCGGCCGGGTGCTCGTCGGCCACAACGTGGGCGGCGACCGGGCGTTCCTGGTCGCCGAGTACGCGCGGGTGGGCCTGCGGCTGCCCGCCGTGCCGGAGTTGTGCACGATGCGGATGGCCGAGGCGAGCGGCCCGGCGCCGTACGGGCTGTCGCTTCGGGCCTGTGCGGCGGCGATCGGGATCACGGACTGGCGTCCGCACACCGCGCTCGGTGACGCCCAGGCCACCGCGCGGCTCTTCTCCCATCACGCGCCGCGTGTCGAGGGGCTGTCCGGGCTTCTGACCAGGGCCTCGGCTCTGCGCTGGCCCGAGCCGACCGGGACATCGGCGGCCGTGGACGCCCTCTGGGTGCGCCGCAGCAACGATTCGGCGCGGCGATCCGTACCGAATGTCCGACATGGGAGTGCGTGA
- a CDS encoding DUF5667 domain-containing protein has protein sequence MIGQATAHRRANAFAQALEDAALEDAAVPGESTGAPDAGAAGADDPGAGERHGPGRHGSGTHDSGAHGSSSHGSHAAARRADPERATMLALAAALSDHPRPVMDAETKTVQRAQLIAAMEQAIADGSFRATAGRVPEQRTERGSHRATGLRKFAPRSRLSRRLAVGGLTMGVAAGALGGVAAASTNALPGDTLYGLKRSMEDIKLDMAGSDTSRGKVYLDMAATRMQEARRLMDRGRGGHLDDESVGDVRKALSGMHQEASEGHRLLTQAYERDGSLQPMETLNSFAESHRQSWSDLRGKLPTQLTDVSDQVTSIFDAIDHEVAPLALPKKQDGDGSSSSSSQDDDGGTSGSRRTGGQSGSATAGPSPSATAVGRTGQDGGPTPTPTASSAAPNGLIGGPGSLLPPPATGAGTPGSTPTSTPTPTHHSVVLPPLLPGLLPGLGLSSDDDPEG, from the coding sequence GTGATCGGACAGGCGACGGCACACCGCCGGGCGAACGCCTTCGCCCAGGCCCTGGAAGACGCTGCCCTGGAGGACGCCGCCGTCCCCGGGGAGAGCACCGGCGCGCCCGATGCCGGCGCGGCCGGCGCCGACGACCCGGGCGCGGGCGAGCGGCACGGCCCGGGCAGGCACGGCTCGGGAACGCACGACTCGGGGGCCCACGGCTCGTCCTCGCACGGCTCCCACGCCGCCGCGCGGCGCGCCGACCCCGAGCGCGCCACGATGCTCGCGCTGGCGGCCGCCCTCAGCGACCACCCCCGCCCGGTCATGGACGCGGAGACGAAGACCGTCCAGCGCGCCCAGCTGATCGCCGCGATGGAGCAGGCGATCGCCGACGGCAGCTTCCGCGCCACGGCGGGCCGCGTCCCCGAGCAGCGCACCGAGCGCGGCAGCCACCGCGCCACCGGTCTGCGCAAGTTCGCGCCGCGCTCCCGGCTCTCGCGGCGGCTCGCCGTCGGCGGTCTCACCATGGGCGTCGCCGCGGGCGCGCTCGGCGGTGTGGCGGCGGCCAGTACGAACGCGCTGCCCGGCGACACCCTCTACGGCCTCAAGCGCAGCATGGAGGACATCAAGCTGGACATGGCGGGCAGCGACACCTCCCGCGGCAAGGTCTATCTCGACATGGCCGCCACCCGTATGCAGGAGGCCCGCCGGCTGATGGACCGGGGCCGCGGCGGCCACCTCGACGACGAGTCGGTCGGTGACGTCCGCAAGGCGCTGTCCGGCATGCACCAGGAGGCGTCCGAGGGCCACCGTCTGCTCACCCAGGCGTACGAGAGGGACGGCTCGCTCCAGCCGATGGAGACGCTCAACTCCTTCGCGGAGTCCCACCGGCAGAGCTGGAGCGATCTGCGCGGCAAGCTGCCCACCCAGCTCACCGATGTCTCCGACCAGGTCACATCGATCTTCGACGCCATAGACCATGAGGTCGCTCCGCTGGCACTGCCCAAGAAGCAGGACGGTGACGGATCCTCGTCCTCGTCCTCGCAGGACGACGACGGCGGCACCTCGGGCTCGCGCCGCACCGGCGGGCAGTCGGGCAGCGCCACGGCCGGCCCGTCCCCCTCCGCGACGGCCGTCGGCCGGACCGGGCAGGACGGCGGGCCGACACCGACCCCGACGGCCTCCAGCGCGGCGCCCAACGGGTTGATCGGCGGCCCCGGCTCCCTGCTGCCCCCGCCCGCCACGGGCGCGGGCACCCCCGGCTCGACCCCGACCAGCACCCCCACCCCGACCCACCACTCGGTGGTCCTTCCCCCGCTGCTCCCGGGCCTCCTGCCGGGCCTCGGTCTCAGCTCGGACGACGACCCGGAGGGTTAG
- a CDS encoding ECF subfamily RNA polymerase sigma factor, BldN family, protein MYPHDGVDTSGLAALRALVLDRLMRTVPAYAVPALATSGPTVPGPAYALAEVSTAAGRRTRNSSSRDKSPAERGAHARRPPSDTDSGRMMDLVEAAQGGETEAFGRLYDHYSDTVYRYIYYRVGSKATAEDLTSETFLRALRRIGTFTWQGRDFGAWLVTIARNLVADHFKSSRFRLEVTTGEMLDANEVERSPEDSVLERLSNQALIQAVDKLNPQQKECVTLRFLQGLSVAETARVMGKNEGAIKTLQYRAVRTLARLLPEDAR, encoded by the coding sequence GTGTACCCACACGACGGGGTTGACACCTCCGGCCTGGCTGCGTTGCGCGCACTGGTGCTCGACCGCCTGATGCGCACAGTCCCCGCGTATGCCGTGCCCGCCCTCGCCACGTCCGGTCCCACCGTCCCCGGCCCGGCGTACGCCCTGGCCGAAGTCAGCACAGCCGCAGGCAGACGCACCCGCAACAGCTCCTCCCGCGACAAGTCCCCCGCCGAACGGGGAGCACACGCCCGCAGGCCACCCTCCGACACCGACAGCGGCCGCATGATGGACCTGGTCGAAGCCGCGCAGGGCGGCGAGACCGAGGCGTTCGGCCGGCTCTACGACCACTACAGCGACACCGTGTACCGGTACATCTACTACCGGGTGGGCTCCAAGGCCACCGCCGAGGACCTGACCAGCGAGACGTTTCTGCGGGCCCTGCGCAGGATCGGCACCTTCACCTGGCAGGGGCGCGACTTCGGCGCCTGGCTGGTCACGATCGCGCGCAATCTGGTCGCCGACCACTTCAAGTCGAGCCGTTTCCGCCTCGAAGTGACCACAGGCGAAATGCTCGACGCCAACGAGGTCGAGCGCAGCCCCGAGGACTCGGTGCTGGAACGGCTCTCCAACCAGGCGCTGATCCAGGCCGTGGACAAGCTCAACCCGCAGCAGAAGGAGTGCGTCACGCTGCGCTTTCTGCAGGGACTGTCCGTGGCCGAGACCGCCCGGGTCATGGGCAAGAACGAGGGCGCCATCAAGACCCTCCAGTACCGGGCGGTCCGTACGCTGGCGCGCCTGCTGCCGGAAGACGCCAGGTGA
- a CDS encoding glutaredoxin family protein — MTSARTVTLIGKPGCHLCDDARTVIEKVAAETGATVREQDITQDAELYDRYWEQIPVVLVDGEQHTFWRVDEKRLRTALSGV, encoded by the coding sequence ATGACGAGTGCGAGGACCGTGACCCTGATCGGCAAGCCCGGCTGCCACCTCTGCGACGACGCCAGGACGGTGATCGAGAAGGTCGCGGCCGAGACCGGCGCCACCGTGCGCGAGCAGGACATCACCCAGGACGCGGAGTTGTACGACCGGTACTGGGAGCAGATCCCGGTGGTCCTGGTCGACGGCGAGCAGCACACCTTCTGGCGGGTGGACGAGAAGCGGCTGCGGACCGCGCTGTCCGGGGTGTGA
- a CDS encoding redox-sensing transcriptional repressor Rex — MATGRSHRPATRGRGIPEATVARLPLYLRALTALSERSVPTVSSEELATAAGVNSAKLRKDFSYLGSYGTRGVGYDVEYLVYQISRELGLTQDWPVVIVGIGNLGAALANYGGFASRGFRVAALLDADPALAGRLVAGLPVRHIDELEAIVADNQVSIGVIATPAGAAQEVTERLVAAGVTSILNFAPTVLTVPEGVDVRKVDLSIELQILAFHEQRKAGEGRQDPDGDVPAVMPA, encoded by the coding sequence GTGGCAACTGGCCGATCTCACCGACCGGCGACCCGTGGCCGAGGAATTCCCGAGGCCACCGTCGCCAGGCTCCCGCTGTATCTGCGGGCACTGACAGCGCTCTCCGAGCGCTCGGTGCCCACTGTGTCGTCGGAGGAACTCGCCACGGCCGCGGGCGTCAACTCCGCGAAGCTGCGCAAGGACTTCTCCTACCTCGGCTCCTACGGGACACGGGGCGTCGGCTACGACGTGGAGTACCTCGTCTACCAGATCAGCCGTGAACTCGGGCTTACCCAGGACTGGCCCGTCGTCATCGTCGGTATCGGCAACCTCGGCGCGGCCCTCGCCAATTACGGCGGGTTCGCCTCGCGCGGCTTCCGGGTGGCCGCCCTGCTCGACGCGGACCCGGCGCTGGCCGGACGTCTCGTCGCGGGCCTGCCCGTACGGCACATCGACGAGCTGGAGGCGATCGTCGCGGACAACCAGGTGTCCATCGGTGTGATCGCGACCCCGGCGGGCGCCGCCCAGGAGGTCACCGAACGCCTGGTGGCCGCGGGCGTCACGTCCATCCTCAACTTCGCCCCCACCGTGCTGACGGTGCCCGAGGGCGTGGACGTCCGCAAGGTCGACCTCTCCATCGAGCTGCAGATCCTCGCCTTCCACGAGCAGCGCAAGGCCGGTGAAGGCCGTCAGGACCCGGACGGGGACGTCCCCGCCGTGATGCCGGCATGA
- a CDS encoding glutamyl-tRNA reductase: MSLLVVGLSHRTAPVSVLEKATLTGDARAKLLQDALAAEPATEAVALATCNRIELYADVDKFHAGVAEMTTLLAQHSGAGLDELTPHLYVHYEDRAVHHLLSVACGLDSMVVGEGQILGQIKDALAVGQEMHTAGRLLNDLFQQALRVGKRAHSETGIDRAGQSLVTFGLDQLAPVTGPPAGKHAVVVGAGSMSSLAAATLARAGVASLTIANRTVERAERLAGLLTEQGTPARAITIAEVPGALADADLLVSCTGATGLVLTAEELRAALARRTGDVPLAVLDLAMPRDVDAAVHGLDGVRFVDIESLAAASADAPMAADVDQVRAIVSEEVAAFGAAQRAARITPTVVALRAMAADVVSGELSRLDGRLPDLDGKQRAEIAQTVRRVVDKLLHAPTVRVKQLAGEPGGAGYADALRELFDLDPQAVAAVSRADAPGSIPGTAEPNRGRA; encoded by the coding sequence ATGAGCCTTCTTGTCGTCGGGCTGAGTCATCGCACCGCGCCCGTCAGCGTGCTGGAAAAGGCCACGCTGACCGGGGACGCGCGGGCCAAGCTGCTCCAGGACGCCCTGGCCGCGGAACCGGCCACCGAGGCCGTCGCGCTGGCCACCTGCAACCGCATCGAGCTGTACGCGGACGTCGACAAGTTCCATGCCGGCGTCGCCGAGATGACCACGCTGCTGGCCCAGCACAGCGGAGCCGGCCTGGACGAGCTGACGCCCCACCTCTATGTGCACTACGAGGACCGGGCCGTCCACCATCTGCTCTCCGTGGCCTGCGGCCTGGACTCGATGGTCGTCGGCGAGGGGCAGATCCTCGGCCAGATCAAGGACGCGCTCGCCGTCGGCCAGGAGATGCACACCGCCGGCCGGCTGCTCAACGACCTGTTCCAGCAGGCGCTGCGGGTCGGCAAGCGGGCCCACTCCGAGACCGGCATCGACCGCGCCGGGCAGTCCCTGGTCACCTTCGGCCTGGACCAGCTCGCCCCCGTCACCGGCCCGCCGGCCGGGAAGCACGCGGTGGTGGTCGGCGCCGGGTCCATGTCCTCGCTGGCCGCCGCGACCCTGGCCAGGGCCGGAGTCGCGTCGCTGACCATCGCCAACCGTACGGTCGAGCGCGCCGAGCGGCTGGCAGGGCTGCTCACCGAACAGGGCACGCCGGCCCGCGCGATCACCATCGCCGAGGTCCCCGGCGCGCTCGCCGACGCCGACCTCCTGGTGTCCTGCACGGGTGCCACCGGCCTGGTGCTGACCGCCGAGGAACTGCGCGCGGCCCTCGCCCGCCGTACCGGTGACGTACCCCTCGCTGTGCTCGACCTCGCCATGCCGCGTGACGTCGACGCCGCCGTCCACGGTCTGGACGGGGTGCGGTTCGTGGACATCGAGTCGCTCGCCGCCGCTTCCGCCGACGCGCCCATGGCCGCCGACGTCGACCAGGTGCGGGCGATCGTCTCGGAAGAGGTCGCCGCCTTCGGAGCCGCCCAGCGTGCGGCCCGGATCACCCCCACCGTGGTGGCCCTGCGGGCGATGGCCGCCGATGTCGTATCGGGTGAACTTTCCCGGCTCGACGGTAGGCTGCCCGATCTGGACGGCAAGCAGCGCGCGGAGATCGCCCAGACCGTGCGCCGCGTCGTCGACAAGCTCCTGCACGCGCCCACCGTGCGGGTCAAGCAGCTCGCGGGCGAGCCCGGCGGCGCCGGGTACGCCGACGCGCTGCGTGAACTCTTCGACCTCGACCCGCAGGCGGTCGCCGCCGTCAGCCGGGCCGACGCACCGGGTTCCATCCCGGGCACCGCAGAACCGAATCGAGGCCGGGCATGA